A genomic region of Thermotoga sp. Ku-13t contains the following coding sequences:
- a CDS encoding polysaccharide pyruvyl transferase family protein produces the protein MTATLFGYYGYDNLGDELLCEESIKILKEAGFERIYLLLRKEKLRSFSRPGVVPIDRFNPAKVLGAILRSKVIVCGGGGILQDETSLKSLIYYCSIIYAALILNKPVLLLANSLGPLKHGISRCLVRNILRSKNVFFIARDRVSYRYARLVGAKNAFLGTDLAIGAVEYLQPQEKQKKISLCLKKEFDLDLIIESAKLYGFEPILVPLSPQDEPACLKMAKKYRLPVSHEPLKDLLSSSLVVSQRLHGCLLSSLTGSPFISLNSSKSKRFLERYLPKYEGFCLKEDPAQIVLAMVRLKDIKLEARNMIEDFTKMRQEAINLLRTISRRKKRG, from the coding sequence ATGACAGCCACGTTGTTCGGTTATTACGGCTACGACAACCTTGGAGACGAACTGCTCTGCGAAGAGAGCATCAAAATCCTCAAAGAAGCAGGCTTTGAAAGGATCTATCTTCTGCTGAGAAAAGAAAAGCTCAGAAGTTTCTCTCGGCCAGGCGTAGTTCCCATCGACAGGTTCAACCCTGCAAAGGTTCTCGGAGCAATTCTGAGAAGCAAAGTGATTGTGTGCGGTGGAGGAGGAATCCTTCAGGACGAAACGAGCTTGAAGAGTTTGATTTACTACTGTTCCATAATCTACGCCGCGCTGATCTTAAACAAACCTGTACTGCTCCTTGCGAACAGCCTGGGACCTCTGAAGCACGGGATCTCCAGATGCCTCGTGAGGAACATCCTGCGCAGCAAGAACGTTTTTTTCATCGCCCGCGACAGGGTGAGTTACAGGTACGCCAGACTCGTCGGTGCGAAGAATGCTTTTCTCGGAACAGACCTTGCGATCGGGGCTGTGGAATATCTACAACCTCAGGAGAAACAGAAAAAAATCAGTCTGTGCCTGAAGAAAGAATTCGACCTCGATCTGATAATAGAATCGGCGAAGCTCTATGGCTTCGAACCCATCCTCGTCCCACTGAGCCCTCAGGACGAGCCTGCGTGTCTGAAAATGGCAAAAAAATACAGACTGCCAGTCTCCCATGAACCCTTGAAAGACCTTCTTTCTTCCTCGCTCGTTGTATCGCAACGTCTGCACGGTTGTCTTCTGTCGTCTCTGACCGGCTCACCGTTCATTTCTCTGAACAGCTCGAAGAGCAAGAGGTTCCTCGAAAGATACCTTCCTAAATACGAAGGTTTCTGCCTGAAAGAAGACCCGGCGCAGATCGTGCTCGCCATGGTTAGGCTGAAAGACATCAAGCTCGAAGCGAGGAACATGATCGAAGATTTCACGAAGATGCGTCAGGAAGCGATCAACCTTCTGAGAACCATCTCGAGGAGAAAGAAGAGGGGCTGA
- a CDS encoding MBL fold metallo-hydrolase, whose protein sequence is MIKALNDRIVVIGAEGSSNVTAVLTKDGVVIVDTSLFPEKARKVKELVNDFFKRPIGVVVNTHYHPDHTFGNVAFEEFKIVSSELTKSFMESFDEEYLSKLPSIDKIVTPNFLFDEEYEDRNLLIKRLGGHTPDSSIIFFKQERLVVTGDLLFNGFHPEIVADSDLDAWIDALKFIETLKPIWIVPGHGEIANTESLRAMERYLMKMKRLIEGAVNLQDVMSDENFSKRKFPELFGWSLENLLHQRGS, encoded by the coding sequence TTGATAAAGGCCCTGAACGATCGGATCGTCGTCATCGGTGCGGAAGGTTCATCGAACGTGACGGCTGTTTTGACTAAAGATGGCGTTGTCATAGTTGACACATCGCTTTTCCCGGAAAAAGCCCGGAAAGTGAAAGAGCTCGTGAACGACTTTTTCAAAAGGCCGATCGGTGTCGTTGTGAACACGCACTATCATCCAGATCACACCTTTGGAAACGTCGCTTTCGAAGAATTCAAAATAGTCTCGAGTGAGCTCACGAAGTCATTCATGGAATCGTTCGACGAAGAGTACCTGTCGAAGTTGCCATCGATCGATAAGATCGTCACCCCCAACTTCCTGTTCGATGAAGAATACGAGGACAGGAACCTGCTGATCAAAAGGTTGGGTGGTCACACACCCGATTCTTCCATCATCTTCTTCAAGCAGGAAAGGCTCGTGGTCACGGGCGATCTGCTGTTCAACGGGTTTCATCCCGAAATCGTTGCCGACAGCGATCTGGATGCGTGGATCGACGCTTTGAAATTCATCGAGACGTTGAAACCAATCTGGATCGTTCCAGGTCACGGTGAGATCGCGAATACGGAGAGTCTCAGGGCGATGGAGCGTTATTTGATGAAAATGAAGAGGCTCATCGAGGGAGCTGTGAACCTTCAGGACGTCATGTCGGACGAGAATTTTTCGAAGAGGAAGTTTCCAGAGCTCTTCGGATGGAGCCTGGAGAACCTTCTGCATCAGCGCGGGAGCTGA